Part of the Streptomyces europaeiscabiei genome is shown below.
CCGCAGTCGGCGCATCTCGGTGCGCATCGTGACCAGGGCGTCCCGGCCGGTGGTCGGGTTGGAGAAGCGGACTCCGGCGTGCCCGGGCTCGATCACGCCGGCTACGCCTTCGTCCTCCAGCTCCAGCTGGGCGGTCAGGGCGGCGTCGGTGTGCTCCCAGCGGTAGGCGCCCAGCGGGGAGTTGGGCTGGTCGGGCCGGCTGATCGGGCGCAGCCCGGGGTGGCCCCACAGTCGCTCACCGCGAGAGCGTTCGGGGGTTTCGCGGGTGGAGAGTTCGTCGGGGCCGAACTCGAAGAAGCCCGCGTCCAGCTTGGAGACGAGGGGGATGTCGAGTCCGTCGAGCCAGGCCATCGGCTTGTCGGTGACGTTCTGGTGCTCGTGGAAGGCCCAGCTGGGCGTGAGCAGCAGGTCGCCCCGCCGCATCGCGACCGCGTCGCCGTCGACGTTGGTCCACACGCCCTCGCCTTCGAGAACGAACCGGAAGGCTCCCTGGCTGTGCCGGTGCGAGGGGGCGATCTCGCGCGGCCCCAGGTACTGGATCGCGGTCCACAGGGTCGTGGTGGCGAAGGGAAGGCCCGGGAGGCCGGGGTTGGACAGTGCCATGGCACGGCGCTCGCCGCCACGCCCCACCGGTACGAGCTCTCCGGAGCGCTGCGCGATGGGCAGCAGCTCCGACCACCGCCACAGGTGCGGTACCGCGGCGGGCTGCGGCGACATCGGCATGAGACCGTCCACCTGCGTCCACAGCGGGATCAGACCCGCGTCCTCGAAGTCCGCGTACAACTCGTCGAGCAGCTTGCGCTCGGTCTGCTCGCTGGTGGTATCGGTCACGGAGACCTCCAGGTCGTGTGTTCGGCGACCGCCGGAAGAAGCGCGCATCGTTCAGCGCTGGTCCTGACGCTACGCCGCCGTTTCCTCCCAGAGGAATCCATGAAGCGTAGAATTCCTCTATGGAGAATTCAGCGGGCGCTGCGCCCAGCCCCTCATATCCGGTGAGCGCCGCGGGC
Proteins encoded:
- a CDS encoding cupin domain-containing protein, translating into MTDTTSEQTERKLLDELYADFEDAGLIPLWTQVDGLMPMSPQPAAVPHLWRWSELLPIAQRSGELVPVGRGGERRAMALSNPGLPGLPFATTTLWTAIQYLGPREIAPSHRHSQGAFRFVLEGEGVWTNVDGDAVAMRRGDLLLTPSWAFHEHQNVTDKPMAWLDGLDIPLVSKLDAGFFEFGPDELSTRETPERSRGERLWGHPGLRPISRPDQPNSPLGAYRWEHTDAALTAQLELEDEGVAGVIEPGHAGVRFSNPTTGRDALVTMRTEMRRLRAGAQTASVRSVGSAVWQVFEGEAVARVGDKVFEIATGDLFVVPSWCEVSLSARTQVDLFRFSDEPVYEALGLARTSRGEHK